A genomic region of Zea mays cultivar B73 chromosome 6, Zm-B73-REFERENCE-NAM-5.0, whole genome shotgun sequence contains the following coding sequences:
- the LOC100304121 gene encoding uncharacterized isoform X1: protein MTGGGRGACAVCKHQRRKCEPNCELAAYFPAHRMNDFRALHLVFGVANLTKLIKANASEAGRRRAAETLTWEARWRECDPSDGCYREVACLRRDNAVLRAENAALRRQLAEQQLLWSSACSTGGSALLAEQQLLPPCGGNNNGLLTASSRAHHAPAAALAATHTALACYRGSMPVCTITMTADDGSGRRPASDAAAIAGRGSGAQVDASRDNKSSACR from the exons ATGACcggcggcggccgcggcgcgTGCGCGGTGTGCAAGCACCAGCGGCGCAAGTGCGAGCCCAACTGCGAGCTGGCCGCCTACTTCCCGGCGCACAGGATGAACGACTTCCGCGCGCTGCACCTCGTCTTCGGGGTGGCCAACCTCACCAAGCTCATCAAGGCCAACGCCAGCGAGGCCGGCCGGCGCCGCGCCGCCGAGACGCTCACCTGGGAGGCCCGCTGGAGGGAGTGCGACCCCTCGGACGGGTGCTACCGCGAGGTGGCCTGCCTGCGCCGCGACAACGCCGTGCTGCGCGCCGAGAACGCCGCGCTGCGGCGGCAGCTGGCCGAGCAGCAGCTGCTCTGGTCCAGCGCCTGCAGCACTGGCGGCAGCGCGCTTCTGGCCGAGCAGCAGCTGCTGCCGCCGTGTGGGGGCAATAATAATGGGCTTCTGACGGCGAGTAGCAGAGCTCATCATGCACCGGCAGCAGCTCTGGCGGCAACGCACACCGCGCTGGCCTGCTACCGTGGCAGCATGCCGGTGTGTACTATTACTATGACAGCGGACGACGGCAGCGGCAGGAGGCCGGCGTCGGATGCTGCCGCCATCGCCGGGAGAGGGAGTGGTGCTCAGGTCGACGCTTCTAGGGATAACAAGAGCAGCGCCTGCAG GTGA
- the LOC100304121 gene encoding uncharacterized LOC100304121, whose amino-acid sequence MTGGGRGACAVCKHQRRKCEPNCELAAYFPAHRMNDFRALHLVFGVANLTKLIKANASEAGRRRAAETLTWEARWRECDPSDGCYREVACLRRDNAVLRAENAALRRQLAEQQLLWSSACSTGGSALLAEQQLLPPCGGNNNGLLTASSRAHHAPAAALAATHTALACYRGSMPVCTITMTADDGSGRRPASDAAAIAGRGSGAQVDASRDNKSSACR is encoded by the coding sequence ATGACcggcggcggccgcggcgcgTGCGCGGTGTGCAAGCACCAGCGGCGCAAGTGCGAGCCCAACTGCGAGCTGGCCGCCTACTTCCCGGCGCACAGGATGAACGACTTCCGCGCGCTGCACCTCGTCTTCGGGGTGGCCAACCTCACCAAGCTCATCAAGGCCAACGCCAGCGAGGCCGGCCGGCGCCGCGCCGCCGAGACGCTCACCTGGGAGGCCCGCTGGAGGGAGTGCGACCCCTCGGACGGGTGCTACCGCGAGGTGGCCTGCCTGCGCCGCGACAACGCCGTGCTGCGCGCCGAGAACGCCGCGCTGCGGCGGCAGCTGGCCGAGCAGCAGCTGCTCTGGTCCAGCGCCTGCAGCACTGGCGGCAGCGCGCTTCTGGCCGAGCAGCAGCTGCTGCCGCCGTGTGGGGGCAATAATAATGGGCTTCTGACGGCGAGTAGCAGAGCTCATCATGCACCGGCAGCAGCTCTGGCGGCAACGCACACCGCGCTGGCCTGCTACCGTGGCAGCATGCCGGTGTGTACTATTACTATGACAGCGGACGACGGCAGCGGCAGGAGGCCGGCGTCGGATGCTGCCGCCATCGCCGGGAGAGGGAGTGGTGCTCAGGTCGACGCTTCTAGGGATAACAAGAGCAGCGCCTGCAGGTGA